The following proteins come from a genomic window of Galactobacillus timonensis:
- a CDS encoding restriction endonuclease subunit S, giving the protein MSREMKNSGVPWIGDIPNYWSAVRIKDLADNSKNDSFTDGDWIESQYITDNGIRYYTSGNVGDGAFKPQGNGYISEETFAALKCKYAYPGDLVIARLNAPFGRSCILPSESDKYVLAVDIAILRTAYCKEYLNYAMQCQRYHHAVEEQASGTAMQRISRSNLGKIKLPIPPMAEQKSIVHYLDSHCSTIDSAISKHQQIIEKLEEYRKAVITQAVTKGLNLNVEMKDSGNMIIGTIPSSWQCPPLKMLLSDNENNMRVGPFGSSLPSRIFQDDGPWVYNQRCVLDNNFEATDVHIPEWKFEEMKSFAVYPGDMLITTRGTIGKVAIVPHDAKKGILHPCLIRFRLDNAKILNEYVQYVFNGTDIVMNQIKQASGSTTIEALYSGPLRSIKLPNPSVEEQHYIVSWLNIKCKKIAKTIEAHNQLISKLQEYRQSLIYNAVIGKIDCTTEASA; this is encoded by the coding sequence ATGAGCAGAGAAATGAAGAATAGCGGTGTTCCATGGATAGGAGATATACCGAATTATTGGAGTGCAGTCAGAATAAAAGACCTTGCCGATAACTCAAAAAATGATTCATTTACAGATGGTGATTGGATTGAATCTCAATATATAACAGACAACGGTATTAGATATTACACAAGCGGAAATGTTGGTGACGGAGCATTTAAGCCACAAGGAAATGGTTACATATCCGAAGAAACATTTGCGGCCTTAAAGTGTAAGTATGCTTATCCTGGCGATCTTGTAATTGCTCGTCTTAATGCGCCATTTGGACGTTCCTGCATTTTACCTTCTGAATCCGATAAATATGTGCTTGCCGTAGATATTGCTATTCTCCGGACAGCATATTGCAAAGAATATCTCAACTACGCCATGCAGTGTCAAAGGTATCATCACGCTGTTGAAGAGCAGGCAAGCGGCACCGCTATGCAGAGGATCAGTCGTTCAAACCTCGGAAAGATTAAACTTCCAATACCGCCTATGGCGGAGCAGAAATCAATAGTACATTATCTTGACTCTCATTGCTCTACCATTGATTCTGCTATTTCCAAGCATCAGCAGATCATTGAGAAGCTGGAAGAATACCGCAAGGCTGTCATCACACAGGCTGTAACAAAGGGACTGAATCTGAATGTTGAAATGAAAGATAGCGGAAACATGATCATTGGCACTATACCGTCATCATGGCAATGCCCTCCGTTAAAAATGTTACTAAGCGACAATGAAAACAATATGCGTGTTGGACCATTTGGCTCATCATTGCCAAGCAGAATATTTCAAGATGATGGCCCATGGGTTTATAACCAGCGTTGCGTTCTGGATAATAACTTTGAAGCAACAGATGTCCATATTCCTGAATGGAAATTCGAGGAAATGAAAAGCTTTGCAGTATATCCAGGAGATATGCTCATTACAACAAGAGGAACAATTGGAAAGGTCGCAATAGTTCCACATGATGCAAAAAAAGGCATTCTGCATCCTTGCCTTATCAGATTTCGGCTGGACAACGCAAAGATTCTCAACGAATACGTTCAATATGTCTTTAATGGAACGGATATTGTGATGAACCAGATTAAGCAAGCCAGTGGCTCTACAACTATTGAGGCATTGTATTCTGGCCCTCTGAGAAGCATTAAACTACCGAACCCGTCAGTTGAAGAGCAGCATTACATCGTTTCTTGGCTGAATATCAAATGCAAAAAAATCGCAAAAACGATAGAAGCACACAACCAGCTTATTTCCAAGCTGCAGGAATACAGGCAGTCCCTTATCTACAATGCAGTTATAGGCAAGATTGACTGCACTACGGAGGCGAGCGCATGA
- a CDS encoding type I restriction-modification system subunit M: MSETSTIESMIWNIADYARDAIDRKDYNKIVLPFSLLRRLECALEPTRDAVVAKYEEKKNEWGDEDDKYCTVSGYSFYNISPIRLKTIGNQTLAAMKTYVESFSPNVREIFQAFDFESVCSKLDNKNLLYEVCKKFSAIDLGTDVVSDRDMTNIYEHLIQKFGDEIAEDAEDFMTPRDIVRLSVNMLFANEEDILEADKGNVRTLYDQTCGTCGFISDALDQIEEWKTSNRLKHPTVIVPYGQEINDTTWAMGKAALLLRNVSNDDNDIYDQTKDLSEHILKGDTLNDDQFSEQTFDFQLSNPPYGKKFEVEYKDVMDEHDRYGYMGRFGAGVPSVDDGSMLFLQNAISKMRPAEEGGGKIGIILSASPLFTGKPGSAPSNIRRWILQNDYLDCVVKLSTGEFYRTGINTYLWVLTNKKPEERKGFVQLIDATEHYHSMRSNIGNKNREMNDEDIAWVVKTYVDGHNGGKSVMVPYTDFMFRRVTTQRPLREMIQLSVDKLDEFKADPKLSKLTADNMNVLVNGLTEADSGELKPYSWAGEFAKSIRKKMEKPNVAASAIEKEIISIFGVEDSSYAPVTDKNGEVVPDPELKDTEDIPWGMDFNDYMAKEVLPFAPDAWIDKTVTDTGNLSDHEVGVVGTNISFNRYFYHYEEPRKPEDIAKEIVELEKGLGSFEEEFLK; encoded by the coding sequence ATGTCTGAAACATCAACGATTGAAAGCATGATATGGAACATTGCGGACTACGCAAGGGATGCGATTGACCGCAAGGATTACAACAAGATTGTACTGCCGTTCTCCCTTCTGAGAAGGCTGGAATGTGCATTGGAGCCAACCAGGGATGCGGTAGTTGCCAAGTATGAAGAGAAAAAGAACGAATGGGGCGATGAGGATGACAAGTACTGCACTGTCTCCGGCTACTCCTTCTACAATATCTCGCCAATCCGTCTGAAGACCATCGGCAACCAGACTCTGGCTGCCATGAAAACCTATGTGGAGTCTTTCAGCCCGAACGTCCGTGAGATCTTCCAGGCATTTGACTTTGAAAGCGTCTGCTCCAAGCTGGACAACAAGAACCTGCTCTATGAAGTCTGCAAGAAGTTCAGTGCCATTGACCTTGGAACAGACGTTGTTTCAGACAGAGACATGACCAACATCTATGAACACCTCATCCAGAAGTTCGGTGATGAGATTGCAGAGGATGCCGAAGATTTCATGACCCCTCGTGACATCGTAAGGCTTTCCGTCAATATGCTGTTTGCCAATGAAGAAGACATTCTGGAAGCCGACAAAGGCAATGTCAGGACGCTGTATGACCAGACCTGCGGTACATGCGGCTTTATTTCCGATGCCCTTGACCAGATTGAAGAATGGAAGACCTCCAACAGGCTGAAACACCCGACAGTCATTGTCCCGTATGGTCAGGAAATCAACGATACAACATGGGCAATGGGCAAGGCAGCGCTCCTTCTGCGTAATGTTTCCAATGATGATAATGACATCTATGACCAGACCAAAGACCTCTCAGAGCATATTCTGAAGGGTGATACGCTGAACGATGACCAGTTCAGCGAGCAGACGTTTGATTTCCAGTTGTCCAATCCCCCTTACGGGAAAAAGTTTGAGGTGGAGTATAAGGATGTCATGGATGAGCATGACCGCTATGGATACATGGGCAGATTCGGTGCAGGTGTGCCGTCCGTGGATGATGGTTCCATGCTTTTCCTGCAGAATGCGATCTCCAAGATGCGTCCGGCAGAGGAAGGCGGCGGCAAGATTGGCATTATCCTGTCTGCATCACCTCTCTTTACAGGCAAGCCTGGCAGCGCTCCCTCTAATATCCGCAGATGGATTCTGCAGAATGACTACCTTGACTGCGTAGTGAAGCTCAGCACGGGAGAGTTCTACCGTACTGGCATCAATACCTATCTTTGGGTGCTGACGAACAAGAAGCCGGAGGAACGCAAGGGCTTTGTGCAGCTGATTGACGCAACAGAGCACTATCATTCCATGCGCTCCAATATCGGTAACAAGAACCGTGAAATGAATGATGAAGACATTGCGTGGGTGGTCAAGACCTATGTGGATGGGCACAACGGCGGCAAGTCCGTCATGGTTCCTTATACAGACTTCATGTTCCGCAGAGTAACCACGCAGAGGCCGCTCCGTGAAATGATCCAGCTCAGTGTAGACAAACTGGATGAGTTCAAGGCTGATCCGAAGCTTTCCAAGCTGACCGCCGACAACATGAATGTGCTGGTAAATGGACTTACAGAAGCGGATAGCGGCGAATTGAAGCCTTATTCCTGGGCTGGTGAGTTTGCCAAGAGTATCCGCAAGAAGATGGAGAAGCCCAATGTGGCAGCATCCGCCATTGAAAAGGAAATCATCAGCATCTTCGGTGTAGAGGACAGCTCATACGCGCCTGTTACCGATAAGAACGGTGAAGTTGTACCAGATCCAGAGCTGAAGGACACGGAAGACATTCCGTGGGGTATGGATTTCAATGACTACATGGCAAAAGAAGTCCTGCCTTTTGCGCCGGATGCATGGATTGACAAAACTGTGACCGATACAGGCAATCTCAGTGACCATGAGGTTGGCGTTGTCGGCACGAACATTTCTTTCAACAGGTACTTCTACCACTATGAAGAGCCAAGGAAGCCGGAAGACATTGCCAAGGAAATCGTAGAGCTTGAGAAAGGTCTCGGCTCCTTTGAGGAGGAGTTCCTGAAATGA
- a CDS encoding type I restriction endonuclease → MDDTLHLETEFEQYITRKLKGLSDSGEWMVSDNDAGYDREHALYFPDFVEFQRRLDPDKLAKMQERLGSTFELNVVKRLVASLEANGTVQTLRKGFPYAGFQTITCCAECPDNPLIRGADEAYKANILRVMRQVHYQTAGEKSLDLVFFINGIPVATAEIKTEMTQTVRDAVEEYQNERKPIEPKTGRKNYLLMFKRGAVVHFAISENEIWMCTNLEGRKPKFLPFNRGTEDGHAGNPPMKAGDKDYPTGYFWNDICQRDHWLRIFLHYIFVRTDKKEDATGRLKDVTTQYFPRFHQWDCVTKIIADVKDKGVGKSYLVEHSAGSGKTNTISWLADQLIRLRQPNGDKTFDSVVIISDRNSLDTNIKGTIGQVEKTTGIVEMIGGTADKRTNGAKNKALVQALHDKREIIVVTLQTFPYAFEAIANDKELIGSHYAVIIDEAHSSQTGIDAAKLKGALKLAHDEKKLEGDENGEITDEEIINAYIKQEQAGRANPENVSFFAFTATPKAETMTLFGTPSDRIDEKTGEPVPVSFHKYPMRQAIEEGYILDVLEGYMPYKTAYQISQTNKAEDHKLYDSRKAKKTIAQWMSLHPTNVKQKAKFIVDHFVKNVAPLLDGDAKAMVVTDSRAAVVRYKYAISAYLDAHPEYNQNRVLSNLRFKVLGEPLVAFSGKLNGEKAVHPDDGEFETDADYLQNPFAMIKKDYDYTEDNMNNIDVSIESAFNEKMYRMLIVANKYQTGFDQPKLCAMYVDKPMQNDIEIVQTYSRLNRTHSGKDKVFIVDFVNDPETVINAFRKYDTGAQMESAQNKDIVYEIKSNLDDSSIYSTMEYTTYKNVRYQSILSMGDASKDDENRKKLYACLSAPAERWSDLYKAQRNAVITWHETYLKAKEAGNTDMMKRAEDKIDEAQKQIDVLSTFRKNLRKYCKAYTYISQIVDLDDPELEIFYGFCTLLSHRINGDDGSEVDINSLVMSDYRINKLDVPDDPDDHHTLRPMTAGHMTSGGKQEELDDIIRQINLIWGEDTPAEEGAEVLNAIADKVSADEVSRTQIRNSSNSKDAIIQDGRLARIVTMAAMQLKGEEFTAMVNKILNDPQSFNALLPIIYDLVNNKQRFDVEAVQKADRDSRKKK, encoded by the coding sequence ATGGACGATACATTACATCTTGAAACAGAGTTTGAACAGTACATCACCCGCAAGCTGAAAGGACTCAGCGACAGTGGCGAATGGATGGTCAGCGACAATGATGCTGGCTATGACCGTGAGCATGCCCTCTACTTCCCCGATTTCGTGGAGTTCCAGCGCAGGCTCGACCCGGACAAGCTGGCAAAGATGCAGGAACGGCTCGGTTCTACCTTTGAACTGAACGTTGTAAAACGGCTGGTTGCCTCCCTGGAAGCCAATGGAACGGTTCAGACGCTCCGCAAGGGCTTTCCGTATGCCGGATTCCAGACGATTACCTGCTGTGCTGAATGCCCCGACAACCCGCTGATTCGCGGCGCAGATGAGGCTTACAAGGCCAATATCCTGCGTGTCATGCGTCAGGTACATTACCAGACTGCCGGAGAGAAGTCCCTGGATCTCGTGTTCTTCATCAACGGTATTCCTGTGGCTACGGCTGAAATCAAGACTGAAATGACACAGACCGTCCGCGATGCCGTTGAAGAATACCAGAACGAACGCAAGCCGATTGAGCCCAAGACTGGCAGGAAGAACTATCTGCTCATGTTCAAGCGCGGTGCAGTCGTTCATTTTGCTATTTCCGAGAATGAAATCTGGATGTGCACCAACCTTGAAGGCAGAAAGCCGAAGTTCCTGCCGTTCAACCGTGGTACGGAAGACGGCCACGCAGGCAATCCGCCGATGAAGGCTGGAGACAAGGACTACCCGACAGGCTACTTCTGGAATGACATCTGCCAGCGTGACCACTGGCTCAGAATCTTCCTGCACTATATCTTTGTCAGAACAGACAAGAAGGAAGACGCTACAGGCAGGCTCAAGGATGTCACCACACAGTATTTCCCCCGTTTCCATCAGTGGGACTGTGTAACGAAGATCATCGCAGACGTGAAGGACAAGGGTGTTGGCAAGTCCTACCTTGTGGAGCACAGCGCAGGTTCCGGCAAGACCAATACGATTTCGTGGCTGGCAGACCAGCTGATCCGCCTCAGACAGCCGAATGGGGACAAGACGTTTGACTCCGTGGTCATCATTTCTGACAGAAACAGCCTGGACACCAACATCAAGGGAACTATCGGTCAGGTTGAGAAGACCACCGGAATTGTTGAAATGATCGGCGGTACAGCGGATAAGCGTACCAACGGTGCCAAGAACAAGGCTCTGGTGCAGGCATTGCATGACAAGCGGGAGATCATCGTAGTTACGCTGCAGACCTTTCCTTATGCCTTTGAAGCGATTGCCAATGACAAGGAACTGATCGGCTCCCACTATGCCGTCATCATTGATGAGGCGCACTCTTCACAGACAGGCATCGACGCTGCCAAGTTGAAAGGCGCACTGAAGCTGGCACATGATGAGAAGAAGCTCGAAGGCGATGAGAACGGTGAAATCACCGATGAAGAGATCATCAATGCCTATATTAAGCAGGAACAGGCAGGGCGTGCAAACCCTGAGAATGTGTCATTCTTTGCCTTCACTGCTACGCCAAAGGCTGAAACAATGACGCTGTTCGGCACGCCAAGCGACAGGATTGACGAGAAGACAGGCGAACCTGTACCTGTATCCTTTCACAAGTATCCGATGCGCCAGGCCATTGAGGAAGGCTATATTCTGGACGTTCTAGAAGGATACATGCCTTACAAGACAGCATATCAGATCAGCCAGACCAATAAGGCTGAAGACCACAAGCTCTATGATTCCCGCAAGGCCAAGAAGACCATCGCACAGTGGATGTCTCTGCATCCTACCAACGTGAAGCAGAAGGCAAAGTTCATTGTGGATCACTTCGTGAAGAACGTAGCCCCGCTGCTTGACGGCGATGCCAAAGCCATGGTTGTCACGGATTCAAGAGCCGCTGTTGTCCGCTACAAATACGCCATTTCCGCATACCTTGACGCTCACCCTGAATACAATCAGAACCGTGTTCTGAGCAATCTGCGCTTCAAGGTGCTTGGTGAGCCATTGGTTGCCTTCTCCGGCAAGCTGAACGGTGAAAAGGCAGTTCATCCCGATGACGGTGAGTTCGAGACGGATGCGGACTATCTGCAGAATCCGTTTGCCATGATCAAGAAGGATTACGACTACACCGAAGACAACATGAACAACATTGATGTCTCCATTGAGAGTGCCTTCAATGAGAAGATGTACCGCATGCTTATCGTGGCAAACAAGTACCAGACAGGCTTTGACCAGCCGAAGCTGTGCGCCATGTATGTTGATAAGCCTATGCAGAACGATATTGAAATTGTACAGACGTATTCCAGGCTCAACAGGACGCATTCCGGCAAGGATAAGGTATTTATCGTCGATTTCGTAAATGACCCTGAAACCGTAATCAATGCGTTCAGGAAGTACGATACAGGCGCACAGATGGAGTCTGCACAGAACAAGGATATCGTGTATGAGATCAAGTCCAACCTTGATGATTCCAGCATCTATTCCACCATGGAATACACAACCTACAAGAACGTCCGCTATCAGAGCATTCTGAGCATGGGCGATGCCTCAAAGGATGATGAGAACCGCAAGAAGCTGTATGCCTGCCTTTCCGCTCCGGCAGAAAGATGGTCAGACCTCTACAAGGCACAGAGAAATGCCGTCATCACATGGCATGAAACATATCTGAAGGCCAAGGAAGCAGGCAACACAGACATGATGAAGCGTGCGGAAGACAAGATCGACGAAGCACAGAAGCAGATTGACGTTCTCTCTACCTTCCGCAAGAACCTCAGAAAGTACTGCAAGGCATATACCTACATCAGCCAGATTGTGGATCTCGATGACCCGGAGCTGGAAATCTTCTACGGCTTCTGCACACTGCTGAGCCACAGGATCAACGGCGATGATGGTTCTGAGGTGGATATCAACAGTCTTGTCATGTCCGACTACCGCATCAACAAGCTGGATGTACCGGATGACCCGGACGATCATCACACTCTGAGACCGATGACCGCCGGGCACATGACAAGCGGCGGCAAGCAGGAAGAGCTGGATGACATCATCCGTCAGATCAACCTCATCTGGGGCGAGGATACACCTGCCGAGGAAGGCGCTGAAGTCCTCAACGCCATCGCAGACAAGGTGTCTGCCGACGAAGTATCCCGCACACAGATCCGCAACAGCAGCAATTCCAAGGATGCCATCATCCAGGATGGAAGGCTGGCACGCATTGTTACAATGGCAG